Part of the Lolium rigidum isolate FL_2022 chromosome 6, APGP_CSIRO_Lrig_0.1, whole genome shotgun sequence genome, GGTATGCATTTAGGTCGTATATTCCATACTACTATTCATGTGCCTGTGCGTATTCGGTAAGTCCGAACCATAATGGGCAAAAGTAAACATTTCCGTGATGGACGGGTTTTTGTAAGTGTTTCATATTCGCTTCAATACATTAGGGGTTTTTTTtgaataaagaaaatatattaatattgcaaAGGTACCGGTTACACCTAACATCTGCATCAACAAGATGGTCAAAAACattaaggatgcacacaaccaagaaaaataaaaataaaagagaaaaataaaacaaagaccCCGTCGCGATGTTGAACCACACGCAACAATATCACTCTAACCAGCACTGAATACAACACCCGGACTATAAACGAGATTCTCTAAAAATCaacgcatccaagaaggaaaaatGCACAAACGTTATCATCGCTAGATCGAAGATATTAGGTTTTCATCCTGGAGAAAATCTTAGTTttccaaaacaatgtcttcatcaAGAGCATTGCCGTGTATAGCCAATGAAGGATAGACAttcggttttcaccctgaaattcGTAGCTTGGTTACCACCATGTGATGCCACTCACTTGCAAAGGATACTGCTACAAGTCGTCAAACATTCCACATACATGGAGAACATGTGCCCCATGTCTTCATCACAACCAGCTGCCAATACCAAGCTTCGATCTCAAACACCATGGCTTTCTCCACCCTGTCAGTTTCATGAAAATCTATACTCAGACATGTCCCATGGCACCAATAAGAAGGCAGAAGCTTCGCGCCTCGATCGATTCCGCTCTAGATACTCAATATCGCCATGCACCAAACTGCGGAAATCTCTGAAAGGAAGACCTAAACTCATCGGCAGTCAGATCGAGGAGGCTGTCATGACTCATGAGGCAGATCGATGTCTTGGTGCTGAAAAAACAGCACGTTCGGACTACCTTTATTCTTTGATGCAGGCAAGCAAGCACCACATGCCGCCATATGCCTCCCAACGGGCCGGCCACCTCTGCCAAAGTAGGAGGCCAACATCACCATGCCCAGAGCCAAAAGCGAAGCCCAGGAGCCAAACGACGTTGGAGCGGAGAAGAAGCATGTGCGAACCGCTGCCTGTCTGAGTCCattggcccagatcgggcccaacCACGACCCACTGCCTCGTCGCCTACCGCCGCCACCAGTCACTGTGGCTGCTGCTCCACCGCAGTCCGGCCATCGGACCAGTCCACCGTCGAGAAGAACCGTCGCTGCCACCGCGCCACCCAAGCTTTCCTAGGCGACACACCCGAACGGCGACGAGAGAGGACTAcgcggagaggaggaggccaagGGGATGGGGACGAGGATGCCTTGGTGTGGCGCCGCCATGCGGATGTGGATGAGAGGTAGGGTTCTAGGCTATTTTGAAAGTGTCGGCAATGTTTGCAACGATGCCAATAGTTTATTTAGTCTTCTAGGATGTGTTTCACAATAATCAATCGTCCCTACAAATTTGTAGAGAGGTTTATTTTGAAGTTTTGTGTTTATAGTAAATTATGATAATCTTGTTTGTCTGACAAGTTTTCTTAAGTGGCTTGACGGTTTGGATCAGTGGGCACACTATTTTTGACAATGAATTGTAAAGTAAGCTTAGAACAAATAGTAGACTAACAATTGGCCAAGATAAATGCTCCATCCCGTCTCGTATCTAAACGAAGTTGAGCAaattattttggaacggagggagtatatatttttaataaaaaatgagTATATGCATCAACCGATGTACATGATGAGGTAACTGCTTTGGAAGGAAAAGTTAAATTCACTTGAAATTATAAGAAATATTACTTTCTTAGTGGAAGAAATTTTACTTATCAACTTCAATTTTAAGTACAAAATAGGGGTGTGTAAAAGGTGCTCTGTATTTTGCACTCAAAGTTGCTTGAAGAAAAATAATCCTAGTGGCAGCAGTGGCCTCTGATGAGAAAAACACAAAATACCATGGCTTTCCTAGAAACAGAAAACCTCGCAGAAAAGCCCTTTCCCCTTTCGTTCTCATTctcatgggatattcccacggaaTTTATATTTTCCGCTCCCCTTCCCTTCTCCTCTCCGGCCTCCGCTCCTCATTGCCCCTCGCCATCGCCTTCCAGAAGCTTCGCATCGCGATCGCCTCCGCCCCCACGAGCTCCCATGGTGGACGCCCCCACCGGCGTCTAGGGCTCCCACCTCCCCTCCCTCCGTTCGTCCCGGCCCGGTCCTGAATTTTCCGCGATTTCTCGGGTGATTTCCCTGAAATTTTTCGTCACTTGTCGGCGCTGCTTCTCAGAATCATAGGGTTTTGCCGAGCCTCCTGCGGCGGAGCCGGAGGAGATGAGCGGGGAAGTGGAGTGCAGCGTGTGCCACGCCAAGGTGGCGGTGCCGCCGGCGGTGTCCAAGGCGTACCACACCCACCGGACCACCGTGTCGTCGCGGCAGCGCGCGCTCAACGTGCTCCTCGTCTCCGGCGACTGCGTCCTCGCCGGCCTACAGGTGACTCTTGCTTCCTTCTCTGCATTTTGTTCCGTTTGGGCAGTGTGTTTTAATCGCCAGGGGATTGTGTAACAATTGAACCATTATTGCTTCTTTTAAGCTGGGGATTGAACCATTAGTGCTGACTGCTAGATGATGGCGGTGGAGGCGAATTGACTGGCTTTGGATTAGTGACTCGCTGTTTCGTCAATATGGCTAGATACATTGCGCGCTAATTGCTAGGAAGAAAGCGTGGAGTTTCATCTTCCATGAGCTCCGTTTTTCAGTGTCAGTTTCATTTTCAGTGTCAGTTTTATTTTTCAGTGCGCTGATGTTTGCACGGTCTAGATACACGCATCAGTTTTACTACTTATCAAAACTTCTCGATGATTTGCGTCGGTAGTAGTGAATCAATTCTGAGATCAAGATTGGCATTCTTAACAAATGAGCATGTTTTATCAAAACTTATTGGCAGCTTGCCACATTGCTACTTCTTATGGTTGTTAATACCCTTCCACCTCTTCTTGTACAGCCTATATTGGTCTACATGTGTAAAGTGGATGGGAAATTCAAATTTAGCCCAGTCAGTGTGAACTTTTTGACAGAGATTACAAAAGTTATCTTTGCCATCATCATGTTGTTCTTCCAGGTATGTGATATCATCTACAGTTCCATTCTGATCTCTTGCTGTACTTTTTAGCTCGATTATTATATAGATTAGAATGTAGCTTATCTCGTGTAAGGTCTGGTGTCATTTTTGTTCATATATGCTGCTAAGTGAGTTGAATGAATATCCTGTTTAAACATCACATTTCACTCCAGCATTGCTTACAGAAATTTCCTATTTGCAATAATTTTCTTGCAGGCTAGGCGCCTAAAGGTGGGAGAGAAGCCACTTCTAACAGTTTCCACCTTTGTCCAGGTAATATGACCCTAAATTTAAAGTATGTATGTCTATACTATGGATCTGTTTAATGCATTGCGACATTTCAGTCTCAAATCAACTGAAAACGTGCATGATGTAAATACCCAAATACATATATACTGTTCAGTTCAGAAAGAAGCTGTGGTTTTGCCGTTTTGGATCCAATTATCTGGCCATATGCTGTCATGTATACAATAGCCCCGGACATCTCATGGAAATTCCATAGAAATTTAAATTGTAATCATTAATTACTTTCTCCACCTGTCTACATATATTTGTTATGATGGCAAAAGTAACAGAAAACTAGTCATCCTGTTTCCCATTCTAATTAATCATCACTTGGCAGGCTGCTCGCAACAATGTTCTTCTTGCAGTTCCTGCTTTTCTCTATGCCATCAACAATTATTTGAAGTTTACAATGCAGGTAAGAATCCATAAGCACCTCAATACTCAGGACTTGACATAGTAATATTTTCTGTTTAAGGAAACAAAATAGTGGAGCTCAACATCTGTATGAGCGCAACTTGGATCTGGTAGATATCCTAACAAATATAATTGATCCTgtgtgttttctgtttaattaaaCAAAATAATGGAGCTCAACATCTGTATGAGCGTAACTTGGATCTCGTAGATATCCTAACAAATATAATTGATCCTGTGTGTTTTGCAGTTATATTTTAACCCTGCGACAGTGAAAATGCTGGGTAATCTCAAGGTACGGTAATTTCCTCCTTCATAAGATGTTATTTGTATCTTCGTAGTTGCAcaactgtcaaaaaaaaaaaatcttagtaCACATTCTTTTGTTCATGTTCCACTTATAAGTTATACGTACTAACCTCCTAAGTCCTAATAATCTCAGTCTTGTAATATACCTTTTGGTCTTTAACATACATATGCATCTGGCATAAACTATTTATTATATTGATATCTGTAGGTTCTGATAATCGCTGTACTGCTGAAAGTGTTATTGAGGAGGCGTTTTTCCACAATTCAGGTAAATATTCTCCTAATTTTCACCAATCATGTCTTCCAACTTTGGGCATTTGTTCAGCATACTCCAAATGTAAGTCAATTTGTGTTGGTGCAGCTCAAATATGATTTGGCCACCTCCctgtaaaagaaaaggaaaaatgaaAGATAATTGACCACTTATATTTCTTCGTATCTGTGGAATAATGTTGTAATGTCCAAATGCAATACTTTTAAGTTGTTAGTGATGCCATGAGCTTGCGTAAATGACATCATGCTATTGTTTGTTAACAGTGGGAAGCCCTTGCACTCTTGTTAATTGGAATATCCGTTAATCAGCTGAAATCACTGCCTGAAGGTTCGACTGCACTTGGTCTTCCCGTTGCAGCTGGGGCCTACATGTATACACTATTTTTTGTAAGTCCCGACTTGGGTTCATTTGTTGAATCAGTTTTCTCATACTTCCTTTCAAGCCATTTGTACCTGCTATTTTATTGAACATGTCAGGTTAGAGTATACCATAACTCGTGTAATTTGAGAAGCTAGCATGCTTATTATGTACTAATACTTCCCTTTTACGCTCTTTTCTTGTATTATGTACAACGCAAGTATGGTATTCTGTCAGTCAGTTGACTACAGCACAGTTTTGTATGTGCTCTGCTCCTTAGCTCTAGCTAATTATAAATGTTGCAGTCGCTCATCTTACTGATACAGTGCTCGCTCttcgctatttcttgctttcaacaATATTACTTCATATTTTGGTATAGTTTATGTCATCTATAACTTCAATGTGATTCAGAGCTTAGAGTAAACTACCATAGGAGAAAATAGTCGGTTGTAAGATCTCGGGATAGAATCTATACACTCAACTGCTTCACATGGGGACAATATGGAGCTTTTCGTTTTCATTTGAGCACGTAAAAAGAATTTAAAGGATTTTTTTAAACAACAGTATTGAGTGGCGACTGGCAAGAACTGAGACCTGACCATAACGTACAAATTTTGTGGGTTGTCAGATAACAGTTCCTGCATTGGCATCAGTTTACAACGAAAAGGCTCTGAAAAGCCAGTTTGATACGAGCATATATCTTCAGGTATGTCCATATCCATTTGTGCTGCTTTTATTGGTATTTTAATCTGGCACGATATGCTACTCGATGCAATATCCTAACTTAAATTGCTTATGTATTTATTTCATTTCTCTAAATGCTATTTGTCACCATTGTCTCCATCTCTACAGCACTTATTTCTGTACGGTTATGGTGCGATATTTAATTTCCTTGGGCTCGTGATCACTGCCATCATCCAAGGTAATGTTTGAGAATACATGTCTCATGAGAAGCATCAAttatttttgtttcttcttcttcttctgtgaTGTCTTGTCAAAACAATTTTTGCTGTGTGAATTGAATACATTTTTTTCATGTTAGCTTtggattttgttatttttttcttcGTTTGTACAAGTAATTCCCTGTTATATGTTTATATATTGTATCCTTACAGCTTGATTTACCTTTGAGAAATGTTTACTTTCAAGAACTtcaactatttgtatttttattattCATTTCGACATTGTTCATTCAACTTTGCTTTTGGGATGCTAGGATTTGAAACATGCATAACAAATTCTTGTGACTGAATTGTGCTGTCTCTGAAGTGTGTTCTTTTACATGATATGTTCATCATGGATATGGAATAATGCAATGCTGATATAACACATCTGTTGTGTAACTTTTCAGGGCCTAGTAGCTTTCACATTCTGGAAGGGCATTCAAAAGCCACAATGTTTCTTATTTGCAATAATGCTGCACAGGGCATACTTTCGTCATTTTTCTTCAAATATGCAGGTATGTTGCAAACATTAAAACCTTCTACCTATTGTTTGGCATGCTCTTAAATGCACTGCATTTCTTCAATATCCTTGAAGCTTTATTCTTCTATTTACGTTGCATGTATGGATGTATCCACTGAAAGTTTCCATATATGCAATGGCTTGCTTAAACCTGAGTGTGCAATACAAGAAAACGTCTAGCACGAGCACTGAGCACTGGCTTtcttttttcgaattttcaccggGGGGCGGGGGGAGAGGTTCCCCACCTAAATATACTGAAAAAAAGGGCCAAACCCCAGATAGCACTGGTTATTCAGTCCTAGCTCGTAAGAGTATGCATATACATGAATAGGCTAATTCTGTGATGTGAAATTTGATTACTTTATGTTAGTTTTGGCAAACGGAATGTTTTAAGATTCAAGCACGTTAATGACCAATGCAGATACAATTTTGAAGAAGTACTCATCGACAATCGCCACAATATTTACGGGTGTTGCGTCTGCTGTACTGTTCGGTCATACTTTGACTATCAATTTTGTTCTTGGAATATCAATAGTAATTATATCTATGCATCAGGTAACATGCTTTCTTGTCTGTTGATTCAGTTAATGTTGAAGTTACCATACTCTTACATGTTTCTGTGGATCTTAATTTGTTCCAGTATCTTTCAAACCAAATTAAAGATCAAGTGCCAAGCAGCAAAATTGAGATGTCTGATGTGGAGGATCACAAGTTAGTTCTATTGTGCACTCATAGTTTTTTTAGATCAATGTACTCGAATAGTTGATACTTGATATACCCACATTGTTCTGAAGTTTCATTCtgcaatctatcttcgagaagaaatCTATTGCTTTCTGCTGTAGCCACTGCAACCTTAATCCATGTCATTAGTAATatgtttgttttgattttttttatggaTTGCCTTGTTCAGCAGATTAAAGGAATCTGTATATGTCAAAGTTGACCCAGTGGCAAGTGAGGTAATTATATACTACATATATTCAAagggatttttttttctatttgcaAGTCTAACGGACATTCTCATTTGTGCATACAGGCTAAACACCGCCATGGATCTGATGAGAGGCAGCCACTTCTTCCTGTCTGATGTCGTCTGAGAGGTTAATATCTTCCTTTCTGAAGAGTAATAATATGTGCCATCCACCATGTGTTCTTTCAGTCTAATGTCGCCATTTCTCCTTTTATCGTGAAAGTAGGAATGCATGTCAACAATTTCCATTCCTCTGGTCCATTTCTGAATTATTTCCCTTGACAGTGATGAGAGGAGCACACATCTTGCCAGCATGGCACCAACACCTGAGCATGGGATGAGAAGATTTATACAGCCGCATAGGGTTTTGACCTAATATTCCCGAAGAATCGCTATCGCAGTGATGTTTAGAGGACTGTCACAGGGATGTCTATCCATTAGCAGAATGGCGTGCTTGCAGAGATACTGTAGCTGGGCCGGATACCTTCGCATTGTCATAGAATCGGTGTGATGTGATGGAATGATTTAGAATAACTGTATTTAGTCTACATTTTTCGTCCCATTTTAGTATTTTTGCCAGCTCGTGTTCTTTGTGCAGTATATTTTACTATTACCTCATATGTTAACTCTTAACAATGTGGCGATGCAAGCTAATCTTCGAGAACCTAACCTTGTGTAACGGAGAGGTAGTTTGATGTGCTAAAATGTGGGCGTGGACATATAGATTCAATGTGCCCACATCACATCAACGAGGATATGACGTGTCAATGTTCAGAAGATCTGGTAATATGCAAGCATCAACTTCTtttttctccttatctttatttacaCAGGTAATCCCTCTCTTTTTTTGCGAACTGAAAATTATATTACTCAAAACAGCAATTGCAATCTTGGTAGCACAACTAATTTGCTAAACCATCTTGGCCAGAGCAAAAGTTATAGTGTAATTGGCTAAAAAGTGACTACAGCTATTCTGACAAAGATTAACATCAGTAATATAAGTTTGACGGGCTTTCAGTAGAGACTTGATCTCCTTTACCATTGGTGCATGAACGGACCGATTTCACACCTTCAGACCTCAACATCATCATGATCTCAAGA contains:
- the LOC124660585 gene encoding CMP-sialic acid transporter 3 isoform X2, translated to MSGEVECSVCHAKVAVPPAVSKAYHTHRTTVSSRQRALNVLLVSGDCVLAGLQPILVYMCKVDGKFKFSPVSVNFLTEITKVIFAIIMLFFQARRLKVGEKPLLTVSTFVQAARNNVLLAVPAFLYAINNYLKFTMQLYFNPATVKMLGNLKVLIIAVLLKVLLRRRFSTIQWEALALLLIGISVNQLKSLPEGSTALGLPVAAGAYMYTLFFITVPALASVYNEKALKSQFDTSIYLQHLFLYGYGAIFNFLGLVITAIIQGPSSFHILEGHSKATMFLICNNAAQGILSSFFFKYADTILKKYSSTIATIFTGVASAVLFGHTLTINFVLGISIVIISMHQYLSNQIKDQVPSSKIEMSDVEDHKLKESVYVKVDPVASEAKHRHGSDERQPLLPV
- the LOC124660585 gene encoding CMP-sialic acid transporter 3 isoform X1; this encodes MSGEVECSVCHAKVAVPPAVSKAYHTHRTTVSSRQRALNVLLVSGDCVLAGLQPILVYMCKVDGKFKFSPVSVNFLTEITKVIFAIIMLFFQARRLKVGEKPLLTVSTFVQAARNNVLLAVPAFLYAINNYLKFTMQLYFNPATVKMLGNLKVLIIAVLLKVLLRRRFSTIQWEALALLLIGISVNQLKSLPEGSTALGLPVAAGAYMYTLFFITVPALASVYNEKALKSQFDTSIYLQHLFLYGYGAIFNFLGLVITAIIQGPSSFHILEGHSKATMFLICNNAAQGILSSFFFKYADTILKKYSSTIATIFTGVASAVLFGHTLTINFVLGISIVIISMHQYLSNQIKDQVPSSKIEMSDVEDHNRLKESVYVKVDPVASEAKHRHGSDERQPLLPV